From Candidatus Babeliales bacterium:
ATGCAATATTTGCATTAGCTTCAATTTTAATTACTTCCAAATTTTTCATTACACGACGCTCAACACCCATATGTCCTGGCAACTTTTTACCTTTAATAACCTTACCTTGTGACCTATATGAGCTTATTGATCCAGGCCATCTGCCAAATCGCGGGCCATGACTCGCAGGCCCACCTCTAAATCCATGACGCTTAACCACACCTTGAAAACCCTTACCTTTAGTCATACCAAAAACATTTACATGTTCTCCGGTAGCTAAAACTGAAGCATAATCTATTGCTTGACCAATTTCCATAGGTATTTCTGGCTTAGCCTGTAAATTAATTTCTCTTAACATCTGGAAATAGTTTTTTGGCTTTTTTGTCCATTCACTTAAAAAAGGTTGATTATTAAATTTTTCTTTAATCAATCCAACTTGAATGGCATTGTACCCATCTTGTTCTTGCGTTTTTAAACCAGTTATATACCAATTTCCAATATCTATAACAGTCACCGGCACTACAGTATTTTTCTCAGAAAAAACCTGCGTCATACCTATTTTTTTTCCCCATATGCCACTTAGCATCTGAAAACCTTTCAAAGCTTAACTAATCTCAACATCAACACCAGATGAAATACTTAATTTCATTAATGCATCCATTGTTTGATCTGATGGAGAAACAATATCAAGAATACGCTTATGTCTTATTAACTCAAATTGCTCTCGTGATTTTTTATCGACATGTGGCGATCTTAAAACAGTAAAACAACGATTTTTGTTTGGCAATGGAATAGGCCCAACTATTTCAGAACCTGTTCTTTTTGCTGTCAATACAATCTGTTTAACTGCCTTATCAAGCAATTGATGATCGTAAGATTTTAATGACAAGCGAATTTTTTGCTTTTTCATAAAATGCTCACTCTTTACTTAATAATTTCAGTTACTACGCCAGAACCAACCGTTCTACCACCTTCACGAATAGCAAAATGAAGATCTTTTTCCATACCGATTGGTGCAATAAGATCAACTTTTAATTCAACGTTATCACCAGGCATAACCATTTCACGGCCTTCAGGCAATGTTACTATACCAGTGATATCAGTTGTTCTGAAGTAAAATTGTGGTCGATAGCCATTAAAGAACGGACTATGACGCCCACCTTCATCTTTGCTAAGAATATAAGCTTGGCATTTGAAGGATTGATGCGGGGTTACTGTTCCCGGTTGGGCAATAACCATTCCACGTTCAATTTCTTCTTTTTTTACACCACGAAGAAGTAATCCAACGTTGTCACCAGCTTGGCCTTCTCCCAATTCTTTTTTAAACATTTCAACGCCAGTAACCGTAGTTTTTAAAGTAGTACCAAAGCCTACAATTTCAACTTCTTCGCCAACTTTTATTTTACCACGTTCAATTCTACCAGTAGCTACTGTGCCACGACCAGATATTGAAAATACTGCTTCAACCGGCATTAAGAACGGTTTATCAATTTCACGTTTTGGTTCAGGAATATAAGTATCAAGTGCTTCCAGCAATTTATCAATTGCAGGCTCACCGATTTCGCTCTTATCACCTTGTAATGCTTTTAATGCAGATCCACGAATGAATGGAATTTCATCACCAGGAAAATCATATTTACTTAACAATTCACGAACTTCTTCCTCAACCATGTCAATCATTTCTTCATCATCGACCATGTCTGTTTTATTAAGGAAAACAACCAACGCAGGAACACCTACGTTTTTAGCTAAAAGAATATGCTCTCTTGTTTGAGGCATCGCACCATCAGCTGCAGATACTACCAAAACACCGCCATCCATTTGAGCAGCACCGGTGATCATGTTTTTTACATAATCAGCATGACCAGGACAGTCAACGTGCGCATAGTGACGCTTATCTGTTTCATATTCTACATGAGAAGTTGCAATGGTAATACCACGTGCTTTTTCTTCTGGCGCATTATCAATTTCATCAAACGCTTTAAAATTTGACATCCCTTTTTCTGCTTGTCGCTTTGTTATAGCTGCAGTTAAAGTTGTCTTACCATGATCAACGTGACCAATAGTACCAACATTTATATGTGGTTTTTTTCTTTCAAATTTAATTGCCATGGATTTGTCTCCCAAACTGAATAAAAATCAATTATTTTTTATCAACTATATTTTTTTGTACGTTTTGCGGTACTTCTCTATAACATTCAAATTCCATTGAATATCCTGCTCGACCTTTGGTCATTGAACGTAAGGTCGTAGCATAACCAAGCATTTCAGCTAAAGGCACTTCGGCAACAATATTTTGTGCTCCATCCTTAGTTTCCATGCCAAGTATTCTACCTCTTCTGGAATTTAAATCACCCATTACATCGCCCATATGTTCTTCAGGGGTATCTACTTCAACCTTCATAACTGGTTCCAAAATAACTGGCGATGCTTTACCTACTGCAGTTTTGAATGCCATCGACGCAGCAACTTTAAATGCGATTTCTGATGAATCGACATCATGATAAGAACCATCAAATAATGTTGCTTTAATATCAACTACTGGATAGCCACCCAAAATACCTGAAGTAATTGCTTCTTGAAGCCCTTTTTCTACTCCTGGTATAAATTCACTTGGAATTGCACCACCAACAACTTTGTTTTCAAATTCGAACCCTTTGCCACGCTCAAGAGGTTCAACCTTTAACCAGACATGTCCATATTGCCCACGACCACCGGTTTGCTTAATATATTTGCCCTCCGCTTCAGTCGCTTTCTGAATAGTTTCTTTATAAGCAACTTGCAGTTTACCCTGAACAACCTCAACCTTATGTTCACGCTTTAAGCGATCAACAACAATATCAAGATGCAACTCACCCATTCCTTGAATAACCGTTTGCCCAGTTTCTTTATCATATGAAAACTTAAAAGAAGGATCTTCTAAAGACATTTTACGTAATGACAAAGTCATTTTTTCATATTCACTTTTATTTTTAGGCTCAACTGAAGCAGAAATAACTGGCGCTGGAACATCAATAGATTCCAATATAATAGGCGGCGTATTTTCTTTGCAAAGCGTATGACCTGTAATAGCATCTTTTACACCCACAGTTGCGCAAATATCACCCGCTTGAACCATGTCTATTTCTTCTCGTTTGTCAGCATGCATTTTTACTAAACGACTCACGCGCTCTTTTACGCCAGTATTAGCATTAATAACATATGATCCAGCTTTTAATTGGCCTGAATAAACACGCATGAATGTTAAAATACCTACATACGGATCAGTCATTATTTTAAAAACTAACGCACTAAAAGGTTCATTAATATCAGCCTTGCGCTCAACTTCTTTTTCCGTCCCTTTATCAATACCGACAACTGGAGGAACATCTAAAGGAGAAGGCAGATAATCAACAACAGCATCTAAAAGCAATTGCACGCCTTTATTTTTAAAAGCGGTACCGCAAAATGCTGGCACTACTTTTAGGTTTAATACACCTTTTCTTAATGCTGTTTTAATTTCATCGATAGTAATTTCTTCTTCATTCAAAAATTTTTCAGCAAGAACATCATCAAAATCACAAGCACGCTCAACAATTTTCATGCGCAACTCTTCTGTTCTTTCTTTATATTCTGCCGGTATCTCTTCCCATGTTACCGTAACGCCTTGATCTTCTTGACTAAAAGTAGCCATTTTACGTTCAAGCAAATCAATGATTCCACTTAACTCTTCGGAAGTACCCACCGGTATTTGCATCGCAATTGCATTGGCATGTAATTTTTTGTTAATATCTTCTATTGCCTTGAAAAAATCGGCTCCAATACGATCAAGCTTATTAACAAATATAATACGCGGTACTTTGTATCTATTAGCCTGACGCCAAACCGTTTCAGATTGCGGCTGTACTCCAGCAACACCACAAAAAACCCCGATCATACCATCTAAAACACGCAATGATCGCCCTACTTCAATAGTAAAGTCAACGTGACCTGGCGTATCAATTATATTTATATTATAATCTTTCCAAAAACACGTTGTTGCCGCAGACGTAATCGTTATACCACGTTCACGTTCTTGCTCCATCCAATCCATGATTGCTTGGCCTTCATGAACTTCACCCAATTTATGGGTAATACCAGTATAAAACAACATTCTTTCAGTAACAGTTGTTTTACCAGCATCAATGTGAGCTGCAATGCCTATATTTCTATATAGAGATAATCCCTTACTCATTTAATATCACCTTTGTTGCTGTCGAATTACCATGCATAATGAGAAAATGCACGATTTGCTTCAGCCATTTTCTGTACATCTAATTTTTTCTTCACTGCGAGACCTCTTCCTTCTCGCGCTTCAAGCAATTCTGTCGCTAAACGCTTACCCATTGTTTTATCTGAGCGTGATGCAGCTGCTTGGATTAACCAACGCATCGCTAAAGAACGAGCACGATTCGCTTCTACTTCCATCGGTATTTGATAAACACTACCACCAACTCGGCGAGGACGAACCTCCACAGCAGGGGTTATTTGATCAAATGCCTGCTTGAACATTTGCAAGCCTTTTTCTTTGTCTCCGTCAGTTTTTTTCACCAAGGCTTCTATCGCCTCATAAACTATTTTGCGGGCTACATTTTTTTTGCCGCGCCACATAATAACATTAATAAATTTTTGAACTAATTCTGATCCATATAGTTCATCTACACCAATATCGCGTCGATATGTGGTAACTTTTTTGCGTCGTGCCATACAGTCTTACCTTCCTTCTACTACGATTTAGGCTTTTTAGCCCCATACAGGGAACGAGCTTGTTTTCTGTTTTCTACTCCAGCGCAATCTAATGCACCACGAACAATGTGATATTTTACACCAGGCAAATCAGGCACTCTACCACCGCGCACAAGCACAACAGAATGTTCTTGTAAATTGTGGCCTTCGCCAGGTATATATGCAGTGACTTCAATACCAGTTGAAAGCTTTACACGAGCTACTTTTCGAAGCGCTGAATTCGGCTTTTTTGGTGTTGTAGTAAATACACGGGTACATACACCACGCGCTTGAGGCGCCCCTTTTAATGCGGCACTTTTTGACTTACTTGTCACCTTTTTTCTTCCCTTACGAGAAAGTTGATTAATTGTAGGCATAGCAAAAAAATCCTAATGGTTAAATAAAAATTAACGCTTAATATCCTATAGGCCAAACAAAGCCAAGTCTCTTGACTGGCGGTCTAATACCTATTTTTTATGAAAAACCTTTGAAATCTTTACGGGTTTATTAATATTTTAAACTTTTCGACAATTTTTTCAAGTGGAATTGAATAAAGAAAAACAAAATAGATGAAATTAAATAGACGAATTTTAATATTATTGATACCTTTATCGGGTAGTTTATCAAGAAAATAAGTAAATTTTTGCAAAAAAAGTATTTTATACGCAATTTAATACGCAAAATAATATAAGGAGTTCATAAATGGTCTTTGTATCATATTTTACCAATCTAGTAGGAACATTATTTTTCATTGTTATTGCTATTTTAGGAATTGGCTTTCTTATAGGATTTCATGAATTCGGTCATTTTATATTTTGTAAAATTTTTAAAATCAAAACTCCTTCATTTTCAATTGGTATGGGACCGCGTATTTTCAAAAAAAAATTTGGTGATACTGAATTTGCATTATCGGCAATCCCTTTAGGTGGTTACGTGGAAATTGCTGGCACAGAAGACGATCAAGAACCCATCAAAGATAAACAATATTCTTTTGCACAAAAACCATATTACCAAAAAATGCTTGTTATAGCAGGCGGTATCATTTTTAATATTTTATTTGCTTATGTTGCATTATCAGCATTGTATTTTACGGGCATGCCAAAATCACCGCTTATTTATCCTCTGCATGCTACTACTAAAATCAAAAGCATTGAAAAGGAGTCTCCTGCAGCACAATCCAACCTGCAAGAAGGTGATATTATTTTAACCATTGATAAAGTCAACGTACAAAATAAACTTCTTGAATTAATGATGTTTTTAAAAAACAATGCAAATCAATCTGTTACCGCTACTATTAAACGCAATAAAGAAATTATCCCCCTTGAAATTAAAATTGGCGAACGCAAAATACAAAATCAAATATTTGGTTATTTGGGCATTGACTTTGATATAGAAATACCGCAATATAATTTTTTTGAATCAATAAAAATGGGCATACATGCCACACATACTATAATCAAACAAGTTTTTTCGATCTTTACTTCAATGTTCAGACAACGTACTATTGAAAATCTAGGCGGTCCTCTTATGGTAATTTCTCAGACTATCAAAGGTGCTCAGCAAGGACCGAAAATATTATTCTTATTATTAGCCTTTATCAGTATAAATCTTGCCGTGCTCAATGTTATACCAATACCAATTATGGATGGCGGTCAAGCACTCTTTTATACTATTGAAGCTATTATTCGTAGACCATTACCTGAACAAGTGAAAATATATATTCATTATGCTTGTTGGTTAGCTGTAATGGCATTAGCAGTTTTCTTAAGCATAAAAGATATTATGCGAATGTTTATGAGCTAAAAAAAAATAAGACAATAAAAAAAGCGGGGCCAATAATTGGCCCCGCTTTTTTTATTTAAATCAAAATATTCTATGAAATTTGCGCACGATGAGGATGCTCAGCACCTGCATATATACGGAGTTTTTTGAACATTGCTCGTCCAAGTTTATTTTTAGGGAGCATACGTTTTACTGCAAGCTCAATAATTCTTGTTGGATGCTTTTTCATTAACTCTTCAGCTGTTATAGTTTTATAACCACCAACCCATCCGGTATATCGGTCATAAATTTTGTCTTCCCATTTATTACCTGTCAACACAATATCTTTGGCATTGATAACAACCACATAATCACCAGCATCACTGTGTGGCGTATAAATAGGTTTATCTTTGCCACGTAATTGATCAGCAATTTCTGTCGCTAAACGTCCCAAAACACGTCCTTGCGCATTTTTTACTACCCAACGGGGTTTATGTTCTTCTTTTTTGAGAAAAAAGGCCTTATTAAAATCCATAGCAAGTCCTTAAACTAGCAAAATCTTTCAGATATATATTCCGGAAACATCTTTATTAAAACGAACGAGGTTTTTATTATGATAGAAAAAAATTACTTACTCGTCAATGTAAATTTCAGATTGGTTCTCATTTTTTAAGGTTCAAAACAGCTAAAAATACTCCTGTATCATTCTAGCCTGCTTATTAATCAATAAAATTCATATCTATTTTGATTGCCACTTTAAAAAGCTTAAAAAACACCGATTTTAATGATTTTTTTATAAAAAAATTCACATATTTGCCTAAGATGTTTACATTAAAAAGTAATTTTTAAGGTAAAATATAAATTTATAAGGATTTACTCATGCAATCATGGCTTGTTTTATTACCACCACTTCTTGTATTAAGTTTAGCAATTATTACTCGACAGGTCCTTACTTCATTAATCGTAGGCATTATTTCTGCCGGCTTAATTGTTACACATTTTTCATTCATTCCCACATTGCAGCTTCTGGGTCTGAGATTATGGCAAGAATTATCCGATCCTCTCAATATATATACGTTCGGTTTTCTTATTTTTCTGGGAATGTTAATTACTTTAATTAGCATAACCGGCGGCGCAACTGCATACGGAAACGCAATAAAAAAATTATTACGAACCCCACGTTCAACTAAAATTTCGACCATTATTCTCTCATTCTTATTTATGATTGATGATTTTTTTAGTAGTTTAACGGTTGGTTGTATTATGAAACCTCTTATGGATAATTTCAAAATACCCCGAGCAAAATTAGCTTTTTTAATCGATTCATTAGCATCTCCTTTAGTAATTATTATGCCAATATCTACTTGGATAGCCATGCTATTGATGCAATTAAATAAAGCCGGCATATCATTAGATAAGGCAGATAAGCCAATTATTTTAGCTGATCCTTTTTTGACTTATCTTAAATCAATCCCGTTTATATTTTATTCTTTTGCTGTAATTGCATCAGTCTGGGTAATTGTCGGTTTTTCTATATCTTTTGGCCGCATGAAAAAACATGAGCAAATCGCAGCACAAACTGGTAATTTGTTTGGTGGCAAATCACCATTGCCAGAAATGCAAACCGAAGCGTGTGGCATGCAAGGACATGTTATTGATTTTATTTTACCAATCGGCTCGCTTATTTTATTTATTATTTTTGGCATTTTATATTCAGGAAATTCAGTTTTATTAGGCGGTACAAATGCTTTATTAAAAACGATTCAACAAGCTGATATTTTTCTTGCGTTATTTCTTGGATGTTTAGCATCATTAATTTTAAATTTAATACAAATGATGGTACGTGGGCTTGTTTCCTTTAAATCTCTCAATACATTATTTAAAGGCGGGTGGAATTTAATGGGGGACTCAATTATCATTTTGTTACTTGCATTTACTTTTAGCACAATGCTAAAAAGTGATCTCAAAACAGGACAATATATCGCAACCATATTAATTGGTTCCATGCCTGGCTTCCTTTTGCCCTGCATGTTCTTTTTAGCTTCTTTAGCAACATCGGTAGCCACTGGTTCTTCATGGGGAACTATCGCTGTTATGATTCCTATCGCGATTCCAATGATTGGATCATTCTTTAACATAACGTTGTATGCTGATCCGGCAACATTGAACTTTTTATATCCTATTATTGGCAGTATCTTTGCTGGTGCTGTTGCCGGCGATCATGTTTCTCCTATAGCTACTACTACCGTTATGTCAGCAACAAGTGCTGGTTGTTATTTAGATGATCATGTTTATACACAATTGCCTTATGCACTTCCTGCACTTTTGAGTACCGTTATTGCTTATTTTGTTTCTGGCTTATTAATTCCTTTTGGTTACTGGATAGCAGCTATAATACCATTAATACTTGCTATAGGTATAAGTCAAATAATATTATTAACAATTCATTATCTACAAAAAAAGGCTTAACTAAGTAATCAGTAAATAATAAAAAATATTCTTGCATTCATTTTGTATTGTCACTTAAAATAGGCAATAGTATAAAAAAGGAGAGAGATTCATGAAAAAGAATATTTTTTTATTAATTTTGGTAATTTTGTTTTTTTCAATACATACTAATGATTATGCAATAAGCTTTGATTCATTTTTCTCTCAAAACTCAACAGACTCACGACCACTTAGCTTTTCAATTGTTGCATCTACCGGTGCTATAATTGGATTACTTTTACTTAAAAATGGTCTTGAAGAAGTACTGAACCCTCAATCTAACAGCTTAGAAAAATACACAAAAACGTTTCCTTCACTAAAATACAGAAGAAAAACGAATTCTTATATTAAAAATGGAATTAACAAAGTAATCGCTGGCCTTGGGTTAACCGTAGTGGGCATAGGATTATTACTATCAAGCAAACAACTTATAGCTCAATTTGATATTTTACTTAAACAGTATAAATTATCGTCAAATTAATTATTTATACGCATAATTTCTTCAATAACATCCGGTTGTTTTGGAAGTTCTTCGCTTAAACATATTGCGCCATCTTCTACAATCCAATAGTTATCTTCAATGCGCACACCTAAGTCTTCATCTGGCAAATAAATACCTGGTTCAATAGTTATAACATCTCCTGGCGCAAGTGGCTGCATATAATCTCCCACATCATGCACATCTAATCCTAAAAAATGACCGATCCCATGAATAAAATAGGTATTATATCCTTTTTCTTCTAAAAATTCTTGTGCAATATGATGTAATGATTTATCTTTCTGATCTTTATTTGCTAACCAATAGCCCGGTTGTGCAGTATTTGCTATAAATTCTTGCGTCTCAAGTACTATTTCATATATTTCGCGCTGTCTATCAGTAAATTTTCCTGAAACTGGATATGTCCTTGTTAAATCTGCACAATAATGATTATATTCTGCACCAATATCAACAACTACCAATTGATTATCTTCTAATACTTTATTGTTATCATGATAATGAAGTACGGTACTATCTTTTCCGCTTGCTACAATACTTGGAAATGCAATTGAGCCACCAGTAGCAATAAACATATATTCAATTAAAGCTTGCATTTCATATTCATATTTTCCCGCTTTAATCATGCGAGCGACAGCAAGATGGCTTTCCATGGTGATATCAATTGCTTTATAAAGTAATTCAAGTTCTGCTGTTGTTTTTTTGCGTCTCATTTGAGCTACAAGTGCAGAAATATCTATTAAAGATTCAGCAAAGTTATTAATTAACGAATTAATCCGTTGTAAAATAAATCGTTGCTCTAGATAAGCACTATTCCTTTGTGGATTAAAAGTATAGATGGGCCTTTTTTGATCTATATATATTTGTAATCGATTTAATAAATTGCTGTATTCATTCGCAGAAAAAAATGGATGACATTGATAACCAGTACAAGGCTCTCCTAAATATGCAATATCCGTAAAACCATATAAATTTTTTTCATCGTTATTAATTGCAATCTTAACCCATTTTTTTCGTTGATCACCAAAATTAGGCATATAAAAAATTGCAGTATCATCAGCTAGATCAAGAAGCAGCGCCGTCGCCGGTTCGTTAATCCCCGTTAAATAATAAAATGAAGAGTCTTGTTTAAAAATATTTTGCTCTTGCTCAAAATTAGCGAATAACAAAATAATACCATTTTGTGCTTCAGGATATTGGGCAAGTATTTTTTCTTTTAAAGCAATTCTTCTATCAATATAAATTTGATTATTTAATTTCTCAATTCTTGGCATTATCTTCCTTGTTTTAGATTTATTTTTTTCTAGTGTATCTAATTATGAAAGTTTTTTTAGTTTTTATAGCAAAATTTCCACTATCCAACTATTGATATTTTCTAATAGAAATTGATATAATTAATTATGGGGAGTTTACTAAAAAAATTAAAGGAATAAAATCATGAATAAAGATATGTTTTTAAAGCTTATGGCAATTATCATTACCTTCTTTGCCCTTCGTTCATTAGTTGCAGTAGATTGTGAAGAATGTTGTAAAAAGGGTCGCTGGGTTTCAAAAGAATGTTGTACAGAATGCAATAATTGTGAAGTAGTAGGAAGTGATGAAAGTACTGCTGAATGCCAAGATGTACCAAGCTAATAAGGTCTACGGTCAGATAATGCTTTGTATAAAGTAACGCGATCCATATATTCAAGCGAAGAGCCAACTGGAATACCACGGGCTAAGCATGAAATTTTTATATTTTTACTTTTCAACTGGTTTACTATATAAGAAGCCGTTGCCTCACCTTCTGGCGTCTGATTAGTTGCCAAAATAATTTCTTTGATATCATCATCTACTCGTGCAACTAATTGATCAATAGTTAAATTTTCAGGCCCCACGCCTTCTAAAGGATAAATTGCACCACCAAGTACATGATATAACCCTGTATAGCCCCCAGTCTTTTCTATTGTTATTAATTCTTGCCAAGTTTCAACCACGCAAATTACATCATGCATACGTTTAGGAGAATCACAAAAAAAACATTTTTCTTTTTTTTCTTTCCAAGTACAACAGCGTTCACACTGAGCAATATATTCTTTTGCTTGCAAGATAGCTTTACAAAACTGCTCGGCTTTTACTGAATCTAATGATAAAAAATGAGCAGCTACCCGGTATAAATTTTTTGATGCAAGATAGGGCACCTGCTGCAAACTTTTTAATAACTGTTTAAAAACAGGGCTGTGTTCAATCATGCTTTAATTTGCCTTATAACTATTGATTGTAAAACACCAAGCAGAGTTCCCATCATAATGAATAACACTAAACCAGCAGAAAAACTTGAAAACAATGCTGCTACAAAAATTGCCAAAACACTTGAAGAAATACGCTGTTTAGGATCTTGGCTTATAGTAAAGGTATGCAAAAGAATACTTATACCAGCCAAAATTGGTAGAAGATAATATGGATCTGGCGCTGAAAGATCTGGAACCCAGAGAAAGGGTGCTCTATATAATTCAATTGCATTTGATAAAATAATACCTAATGCCCAGAAAAATGGCATTTGTAATAGTAACGGCAAGCAACCAGTAAATCCTCCAAACCCTTGTTTTTTTACGAGTTCCCCTTGTGCCTGTGCTAATGCTTGTGGATTGTCTTTATATTTGGCACGAATGTGTTCCAACTTTCTTGTATATTCTTGGCTTCTTTTCAACATTTCTTTCTGGTCTTCCACTCGATAAGTAAACGGCAACAGAAGTAATTTTAATAAAATAGTTAAAATAATAATTGCCCAACCATAATTTTGTACATAGCTGTATATTATATTTAACACATCAAGTAAAAATTTTGATAACGGTTTGGAAATAAATGAAAACCAGCCATAATTTAATGTCTGTTCTAATCGCGGATCAATCGCTGCCATAACGTCATCTTCTTTAGGGCCAACATAAAAAGATAATTCATATGTACTATCTCTTGTAAGCTTCGGTCCTTCTAAAATAGAAAAAAGATTTTCTATTTCTACTGCTTTAAAATAACCTCGTTGTGCAAAGTTATGAGGGTCTCTAACCATGGTGTGTACAAAATAACGATCTTGTGAACCAAACAGGGTTGGATTAGACCAATATGAATTAATTGTTTCATCATTAAATGGATAAATTTTTATAGACTTTGGTCCCTCATTAATCACACCCGATACTACATCTTTTGTTCTTGTAGCACTTTCGGATCCTAGACCTGGCAATAATGGTGAATTAAAGAAAATACGTGGAATGATTGTTGTACCCTCTTTCACGGTAAATGAAAGCTTTAAATCAATACGATAATTTTCTTTATAAATCAGAAAGGTTTTATCAAGCGTACCATTATCAAACGATGTTTTATAAGAAAGAACAAAATAATCCGCTTCTTCTTTTTTATTAATAAAATCAAAATAATACGGTGTCTTTTCATCAAACGCAATTAAGAAAGTGCGATTTTCTTTTTCATTAGCAGCTGGAGGAAACAAGGTAGTTAGATATCCTTCTTTGCCACCCCAGTTACGTCTAAATTCAACCCGAATTAACGAAGCACCGTCATTAGAAAATTCATATCGAGCACTATTAGTTTCTATAGTAGTCACTATTGTTTTTCTAGTTGCTTTTGCATCAAGAAAATCAATTTCGGTATTCAATGGTTTATGAACTTGAATTTCAGGTTTTGTTGGTGCTACAAATCGTTGTCCTGATTTAACTTGATCATTCACAACAGATTCGCTTGGACCAAAATAATATTGCATACCCCAAGTTACAAGAAGCGCTAATAATAATGGAACTAATAATTCTTTAATTTTCATATAGTAAGCCTCTCTATGATTGAGTGGGAAATATAATTGTATAAATCAGTGTAACAAATAAAAAAGTATTGAGCTAGCATGATTCTTTTAAAAAATAGACAGTTTTATGAATTTTGATTCTTGCATTATAACGAATTATTACTATTCTTAAAATCATAACTTCAGAAGAATCTTTTTATAAAAAAAAGGAATAGGGTAT
This genomic window contains:
- the rpsL gene encoding 30S ribosomal protein S12, whose protein sequence is MPTINQLSRKGRKKVTSKSKSAALKGAPQARGVCTRVFTTTPKKPNSALRKVARVKLSTGIEVTAYIPGEGHNLQEHSVVLVRGGRVPDLPGVKYHIVRGALDCAGVENRKQARSLYGAKKPKS
- the rpsG gene encoding 30S ribosomal protein S7; protein product: MARRKKVTTYRRDIGVDELYGSELVQKFINVIMWRGKKNVARKIVYEAIEALVKKTDGDKEKGLQMFKQAFDQITPAVEVRPRRVGGSVYQIPMEVEANRARSLAMRWLIQAAASRSDKTMGKRLATELLEAREGRGLAVKKKLDVQKMAEANRAFSHYAW
- the tuf gene encoding elongation factor Tu is translated as MAIKFERKKPHINVGTIGHVDHGKTTLTAAITKRQAEKGMSNFKAFDEIDNAPEEKARGITIATSHVEYETDKRHYAHVDCPGHADYVKNMITGAAQMDGGVLVVSAADGAMPQTREHILLAKNVGVPALVVFLNKTDMVDDEEMIDMVEEEVRELLSKYDFPGDEIPFIRGSALKALQGDKSEIGEPAIDKLLEALDTYIPEPKREIDKPFLMPVEAVFSISGRGTVATGRIERGKIKVGEEVEIVGFGTTLKTTVTGVEMFKKELGEGQAGDNVGLLLRGVKKEEIERGMVIAQPGTVTPHQSFKCQAYILSKDEGGRHSPFFNGYRPQFYFRTTDITGIVTLPEGREMVMPGDNVELKVDLIAPIGMEKDLHFAIREGGRTVGSGVVTEIIK
- the fusA gene encoding elongation factor G yields the protein MSKGLSLYRNIGIAAHIDAGKTTVTERMLFYTGITHKLGEVHEGQAIMDWMEQERERGITITSAATTCFWKDYNINIIDTPGHVDFTIEVGRSLRVLDGMIGVFCGVAGVQPQSETVWRQANRYKVPRIIFVNKLDRIGADFFKAIEDINKKLHANAIAMQIPVGTSEELSGIIDLLERKMATFSQEDQGVTVTWEEIPAEYKERTEELRMKIVERACDFDDVLAEKFLNEEEITIDEIKTALRKGVLNLKVVPAFCGTAFKNKGVQLLLDAVVDYLPSPLDVPPVVGIDKGTEKEVERKADINEPFSALVFKIMTDPYVGILTFMRVYSGQLKAGSYVINANTGVKERVSRLVKMHADKREEIDMVQAGDICATVGVKDAITGHTLCKENTPPIILESIDVPAPVISASVEPKNKSEYEKMTLSLRKMSLEDPSFKFSYDKETGQTVIQGMGELHLDIVVDRLKREHKVEVVQGKLQVAYKETIQKATEAEGKYIKQTGGRGQYGHVWLKVEPLERGKGFEFENKVVGGAIPSEFIPGVEKGLQEAITSGILGGYPVVDIKATLFDGSYHDVDSSEIAFKVAASMAFKTAVGKASPVILEPVMKVEVDTPEEHMGDVMGDLNSRRGRILGMETKDGAQNIVAEVPLAEMLGYATTLRSMTKGRAGYSMEFECYREVPQNVQKNIVDKK
- the rplM gene encoding 50S ribosomal protein L13 — its product is MDFNKAFFLKKEEHKPRWVVKNAQGRVLGRLATEIADQLRGKDKPIYTPHSDAGDYVVVINAKDIVLTGNKWEDKIYDRYTGWVGGYKTITAEELMKKHPTRIIELAVKRMLPKNKLGRAMFKKLRIYAGAEHPHRAQIS
- a CDS encoding site-2 protease family protein codes for the protein MVFVSYFTNLVGTLFFIVIAILGIGFLIGFHEFGHFIFCKIFKIKTPSFSIGMGPRIFKKKFGDTEFALSAIPLGGYVEIAGTEDDQEPIKDKQYSFAQKPYYQKMLVIAGGIIFNILFAYVALSALYFTGMPKSPLIYPLHATTKIKSIEKESPAAQSNLQEGDIILTIDKVNVQNKLLELMMFLKNNANQSVTATIKRNKEIIPLEIKIGERKIQNQIFGYLGIDFDIEIPQYNFFESIKMGIHATHTIIKQVFSIFTSMFRQRTIENLGGPLMVISQTIKGAQQGPKILFLLLAFISINLAVLNVIPIPIMDGGQALFYTIEAIIRRPLPEQVKIYIHYACWLAVMALAVFLSIKDIMRMFMS
- the rpsJ gene encoding 30S ribosomal protein S10 — translated: MKKQKIRLSLKSYDHQLLDKAVKQIVLTAKRTGSEIVGPIPLPNKNRCFTVLRSPHVDKKSREQFELIRHKRILDIVSPSDQTMDALMKLSISSGVDVEIS
- the rplC gene encoding 50S ribosomal protein L3 → MLSGIWGKKIGMTQVFSEKNTVVPVTVIDIGNWYITGLKTQEQDGYNAIQVGLIKEKFNNQPFLSEWTKKPKNYFQMLREINLQAKPEIPMEIGQAIDYASVLATGEHVNVFGMTKGKGFQGVVKRHGFRGGPASHGPRFGRWPGSISSYRSQGKVIKGKKLPGHMGVERRVMKNLEVIKIEANANIALVKGSVPGGSGALIYLQKA